A single region of the Ornithorhynchus anatinus isolate Pmale09 chromosome 6, mOrnAna1.pri.v4, whole genome shotgun sequence genome encodes:
- the SLC38A5 gene encoding LOW QUALITY PROTEIN: sodium-coupled neutral amino acid transporter 5 (The sequence of the model RefSeq protein was modified relative to this genomic sequence to represent the inferred CDS: inserted 1 base in 1 codon; deleted 3 bases in 3 codons), translated as MSKMELQKLGEAESRELMNGSLPQSHKVPMESGYKTTEVPEQEGFLPHTHYQKSSQFTDFEGKTTFGMSVFTSSNAIMGSGILGLAYAMANXGILLFLILLVCIALLSSYSIHLLLKCAGVVGIRAYEQLGQRAFGPAGKVVAAVIISIHNIGAMSSYLYIIKYELPLVIKTFLDTESSGEWFLDGNILIVIVSIFIILPLALLKHLGYLGYTSGLSLTCMVFFLISVIYKKFQIPCPLLITSPDQNSGHYNGSLNSTHLMINISTPKADEAVCTAKIFTVNSQTAYTIPILAFAFVCHPEVLPIYTELRSASKKRMQGVANMSILSMFFMYGLTAIFGYLTFYGKVEAEMLHTYSQVNQKDLLILCVRLAVLMAVTLTVPVVLFPIRRAIQQLLFHQKDFSWIRHIAIAISLLFIVNLLVILIPNIRDIFGVIGATSAPSLIFILPSIFYIRIIPNEKEPLSSRPKMQAACFAALGFIFMIMSLSFIIADWVTTGKSSTGGH; from the exons ATGTCCAAGATGGAGCTGCAGAAACTAGGAGAGGCCGAGAGCCGGGAACTGATGAACGGGAGTCTCCCACAGAGCCACAAGGTGCCAATGGAGTCCGG CTACAAGACCACAGAAGTCCCTGAGCAGGAGGGCTTTCTGCCCCACACCCATTACCAGAAGTCCTCGCAATTCACAGAC TTTGAAGGGAAGACAACGTTTGGGATGTCAGTGTTCACCTCAAGCAATGCCATCATGGGC AGCGGCATCCTGGGCCTGGCGTATGCCATGGCCA ACGGCATCCTGCTCTTCCT cATCCTCCTGGTCTGCATCGCGCTGCTGTCCTCCTACTCCATCCATCTGCTGCTCAAATGTGCTGGGGTGGTGG GGATCCGGGCATATGAGCAGCTGGGGCAGAGGGCGTTTGGCCCAGCAGGCAAGGTGGTGGCTGCTGTCATTATCTCCATACACAACATCGGAG CCATGTCCAGTTACCTCTACATCATCAAGTATGAGCTTCCTCTGGTGATCAAGACTTTCCTGGATACGGAGAGTTCTGG AGAGTGGTTCCTGGACGGAAACATTCTGATCGTCATCGTCAGTATCTTCATAATTCTTCCTTTGGCCCTC TTGAAGCATCTGG GCTACCTGGGCTACACCAGCGGCCTGTCCCTCACCTGCATGGTGTTCTTCCTCATCTCG GTGATCTATAAGAAGTTCCAGATCCCATGCCCTCTGCTCATCACATCCCCTGACCAGAACTCTGGACACTACAACGGTAGCTTAAACAGCACACACCTCATGATTAACATCAGCACCCCCAAAGCCGACGAGGCCGTCTGCACGGCCAAGATCTTCACCGTCAACTCCCAG ACAGCCTACACCATCCCAATTCTGGCCTTCGCCTTCGTCTGCCACCCCGAGGTTCTGCCGATCTACACTGAGCTGCGCag tgCCTCCAAGAAGCGGATGCAGGGAGTTGCGAACATGTCCATCCTTTCCATGTTCTTCATGTACGGGCTCACCGCCATCTTTGGCTACCTGACCTTCTACG GGAAAGTGGAAGCCGAGATGCTTCATACGTACAGCCAAGTGAACCAGAAGGATCTGCTCATCTTGTGCGTGCGGCTGGCTGTTCTCATGGCGGTGACCCTGACGGTGCCTGTCGTTCTCTTCCCG ATCCGCAGGGCCATCCAGCAGCTCCTTTTCCACCAGAAGGACTTCAGCTGG ATCCGCCATATTGCCATTGCCATCAGCCTCCTCTTCATAGTTAATCTGTTGGTCATCCTCATCCCCAACATCCGAGACATCTTTGGGGTGATTG GAGCCACCTCGGCCCCCAGCCTCATCTTCATCCTCCCTAGCATCTTTTACATCCGCATCATCCCCAATGAGAAGGAGCCGTTGAGTTCGCGCCCCAAGATGCAG GCGGCCTGCTTTGCAGCCTTGGGCTTCATCTTCATGATCATGAGTCTCAGCTTCATCATCGCCGACTGGGTGACCACAGGCAAGAGCAGCACAGGGGGCCACTGA